The genomic DNA CGTTAACCAACGCGCCTGAATCGATAGTGATCACTTCGTTAGCACCGGTGTTTGCACCAACCTGAATGTTGATACCACCGCTTGCAGAACCGTCCAGCAGGTTCGTGCCGTTGAAAGATGCTGAGCCCGCAACGCGGTCGATTTCGTCCAGACGTTGCTTCATTTCAGTGTAGATTGAAGTACGGTCAGTACTACCGTTGGTATCACTTGCTGCCTGAACCGCCAGCTCACGAACACGCTGTAAGTTGTTGTTGATTTCGTTCAGGTTACCTTCTGCCGTTTGCGTCAGAGAGATACCGTCGTTAGCGTTACGCGCAGCCTGAGTCAGGCCTTTAACCTGTGCAGTCATACGGTTGGCAATCGCCTGACCAGCAGCATCGTCTTTTGCACTATTGATACGCAGACCAGAAGACAGGCGCTCAATAGCGGTGCCCAGAGAAGATTGTGACTTGTTCAGGTTGTTCTGGGTAACCAGAGACATGATGTTAGTATTAATCGATGCCATGATAAGCGTTCCTTAATCAATGAGATGTTAAGTGTCGGGTTCAGCTCATTGGCTCATCCCCGTCTTTACTAATTATCGGAACATTTTTCTAAATCTTTAATTTTTTGTCTGTCTATGGTTTTTTATTCAAACCATCTGTTGCAGAAAGAAAAAACCCAGCACAGGGCTGGGTTTAACGTCATGCTATGTTGCTTACGATTAACGCAGCAGAGACAGAACGGTCTGAGGAACCTGGTTCGCCTGAGACAGAACGGATGTACCCGCCTGTTGCAGAATGTTCGCCTTGGTCATGTTCGACACTTCCACCGCATAATCCGCATCCTGAATTCGGCCACGGGCGTTGGACAGGTTGTTGATCGTGTTGTTCACGTTGGTGATCGTAGATTCGAAACGGTTCTGGATCGCACCCAGGTTACTACGCGCGGTGTCTACTGCTTTCAGCGCGGTATCAACGGCATCGACGATATCCTGTGCCAGACCACCAGAACCACCAATTCCGCTTACGGTACCGCTTGCAGTCGT from Pectobacterium actinidiae includes the following:
- a CDS encoding flagellin; translation: MASINTNIMSLVTQNNLNKSQSSLGTAIERLSSGLRINSAKDDAAGQAIANRMTAQVKGLTQAARNANDGISLTQTAEGNLNEINNNLQRVRELAVQAASDTNGSTDRTSIYTEMKQRLDEIDRVAGSASFNGTNLLDGSASGGINIQVGANTGANEVITIDSGALVNATTTSGAGLASGVSTSVAAISGGTGAIGGSGGLAQDIVDAVDTALKAVDTARSNLGAIQNRFESTITNVNNTINNLSNARGRIQDADYAVEVSNMTKANILQQAGTSVLSQANQVPQTVLSLLR